The nucleotide sequence TGACTCTGTCGCCATTCTTTTCTATTTCCTAACTCTGTATCTCATTCCCTGCAACACAGCTGAAGTGTAACGCACTTCTTGCTTATtatttccctcttttttgttttcttgcgtctcttcctccctttcgcAGCTTCTCACCGACACAGCTCGTCCACCGCTTGGAAAGGCAAACAAGGCGCGAAACAGTACACAAACACttcactcactcacccaccAGGAGGTTGACAAAGAAAATAAATTCTCTGAACCCTTGattcttttttccctctgtTGCGCTTTGTTTTATCCGAGAGAGCAATGTCTGACTTTCTTGAAcagttgcagcagcaggcaagcATGTATGCCATCTGCAGCAACACTGTCTCCGTGATGGTAGGGATGAGCGAcacagcagaggagctgTCGCTCCGTTCCTACGATAGTTTTACAGGTACCTCCTACATCTGCAATCTGAGCGAGAAGGCCCTTCAGACAGCGAAGGCCTCTCTGTGTGACAATGCCGATTGGAGCAGCTTCTTTCGCGAGGTTCAGCTGGCATTCAATTCGGGTAAAGTAATCGTGCAGCCTGGGAATGCGCGCCGAGCCGCCGGTACAACCACTGAGTCAGTTTCCGCCGACTTCAAAGACCTAGCATGCTCGATGGAAGTGCAGTGCCTGTCGAGCTCAGAGGAGAAGCGTGCAAGCTTTGTGCTTGAGCGTACCGTTGTGGACCAACAAAAGTACATTCTCGAGCACATGCTGGAGGCGCATCACATGTGTCGCCATCCGAAGGAGTACGAGCAGAGGCTGTCCCACATTGTCGAGGTCAAGGAGGTAGCGCGCGCGAAGCGCAAGGCACTTGATTGTGAACTGATCGCGCTGAACGATAATCTGACACGCAACAAGCACAAGCAGAAGATGTGCAACGAGCGTAAAGCGGAGCTTCTGCAAAAGATCGGTGGCTGCGATACGGAGAACACGGGGAATCCGTGGCGGGCAGTTCAGgcaaagcagcagaaagAAGCCGGCGAGAACAACGAGTCTCGGCTTCCAAACCCGCTCGGCAATCGCACCTGCAAGGACTTTGACCTTGTACTGTTTCGCATGATCAAGAGTCGATGGTTGTCACCGGAGGAGTGCGACGCATCCTCGCCCGCGAATCGCGTCGTGAAGCCGTTCTCCAAAGAGGACTTCGCCATACAAGTGAGTCAACTCTCGGGTAGCCGAGCTGTGGTGTGGAAGGCGCTGGACTCCATCGACAGATGGAGCTACCGCGTGTTTGATGTCCAAGTAGCCATGAGCGGTGACGACTACCTCTCGCTCccagcgcagacacacggcGGGTCTCTCCTTGTAACCATGTACGCACTGCTGTGCATGCACGACTTCCTGCAGAAGTTCAATATTGACGAGCAAATCGCGCTCGACTGGATTAGCGCAGTGGAGGCGGGCTATCAAGGCAACCCGTATCACAACTCGATGCACGCGGCGGATGTGCTGCAGATTACGCACTTCGTCATTACACAGGGGGGATTGGCGAAGCGGTGCAATCTCAGCGACATCCAGGTCTTCTCTGCCATGCTGGCTGCTTCGATCCACGACTTCGACCACCCTGGGACCAACAATAACTTCCATGTCAAGACTGGCAGCTACCTTGCAACGCTGTACAACGATCGTAGTGTCCTCGAGAATCTGCATGTGAGCAGCGTTTTCGAGCTCATGAAGAACCCAGCCTTTAATATTCTAGCCAGCTTTAGTGATGAGGAGCGTCATGAGATTCGAGAGACGATGATAGAGATGGTACTGGCGACAGACATGGGTTCTCACGGAAAATACGTGGCGAGTCTGAAGAGCAAGATGCAGGAGGGCTCCAGTTTCACCAGGACCGACGAACAGATTCTCTGCCTCTCGATTGCTCTGAAGATGGCCGACATTTCAAACTGCGGGCGCCCGCTCGACATCTACCTGCGCTGGGGAGAGAAGGTGTCGGACGAGTTCTACCAACAAGGTGACCGCGAGCGCAATCTGGGCCTCGATTGCAGTCCCTTCATGGATCGCCTGCATCCAAGCCTTGCGAAGAGCCAGATTGCCTTCATGAATTACATCATCACACCCTTCTTCGAGCAGGTGGCCGATCTCTTGCCTGATATGCGCTTCGCGGTGGGGTTGGTCGAGGAAAACAAAGCGTATTGGGCTAGCCACGATGACTCGTAGGGAGAGCCCACCCACTGTCTTCTGTGGCCCGCTTGTTTCTTCACCatccttcttctcgctgtgACTCTCTTCTGCAGAGACAaagacacaggcacagacacacaatCAATTTCCTCGCTACTTAGTGCCACTCCTGTTATCTTCACCGGAGGCGGGATAAAgatgtatatgtatatgaTCCCTATTGTTGTGACTCCCAACTTCACTCCTGCCCTCGCTGCATCTCCTTGTTAtgtttgctttttttttcttcgtcaTTCTTTCTTCCTCACCGAAGGCTGAAAAGGGCGAAGGGCAAGGGggtagggagagggggtcgaaggaaaaggagcagCACTCACTGGAACCTTCACTcatttttttccccttttcttctcccacACCCGCTCGGTCGTCTCCTTGCCTTAACAAAAAAGGCGCATGGTTTAGTTGTTGTCATGAAGCGTAGACACACATGTGATCCCTCTGGGCGCGTTTGAGGCGCGCGCGAGCTCCACGCTTCTCTTCCCACTTCCTTCCCACTTTCTCACTCGCCCACCCTCCACTCTTCACCTCCTATTGCGCATCGGacgtgcgtgtctgtctgtgtagCGAGACTCTCGCACACGTTTCTTcacctctttttttgtttacACACCTCGTGCATTCTAACCCCCCATTTTTATTTTTTATTTTAGCTGACATTTACGCTCATTTCTGTTTCTTCCGTCGTTTCTTTTGTCCCTCCTCAGTTGTTACCGGCACTGTTACTTGAATTGGCATTTTGTCTGCATGCTGGCTTTACGTTGGCGGCTTAacccctcttcttccctcgctAGCCTTGTCTCAGGGCACACTGATCACACTCCCCTTCTGCTAGTGatcctcctttcccctttcaaTAAAACAAGAGAGCGGGTCGCTGTCCACCTCCTGCGCTtctctattttttttttttcctttgcctaGTGGATGCTTCGTTTAGTTTGGCTGACGGGATGCAGCAGGCAGAGTTTACACGTTTTAACCCTTTCCTCTATCCCGTTGACAAATGCGGCTCTACGAGGCTCATGTATGGCAGAGACAGTCCACCTTCCTGTGAAAAACATGACAAGATATTGCTAGTGTAAAATTATGAGCTACCGAAGATGGAGATGAGCGTTGGTGACATTTCCGTTAGTGCTTTCTATCGCTGAGCCCCTGTTTTGCGGCTTTAGCGGCTTGTCAACGCCTGGCTGGGACTTCTCTACAATGATGTTGCCACTACTGTTTGAACTCGGCAGCCGGGTTATGGCCACAATCTCCTGCTTCTTGGGCACAATTCATCACTCTTTGCAATTCTTTCTTCTCGAATCCAACAgttcctctccctttcgcttctttgTCCATTCCCGCGCTCGTTGATGCTTCTTGGTTTCAATCtactccctccctttccttgtACGTAGAAGGAGCAAAACGACAGAGTCTCGAGAGTCTGTATCCACACAGTTCGCCAGAGTCTGTTCCTCGTCTCGTTACTTTATTtcacgcagcacacacagcgaCACTCACTCACCTTCTCATACGTTGCATAGTGCTAAGGTGTACCATCTActcatttttctttttgtcgCGGCACACAATTTTCCCTCTCGATTACTATTTGGTTACCATTGTGGGCATCCTGTTGCTGTCTTTTTTTAAATTGTTCCCATCTTTGTGGAGCTTTAAATCTGTGCTCACCTCTCGCAACAGAGTTCTTTCAGCGTAATCGTCTTTGTGTGCAGTAGTCGATGCTCACAACATTCTGAAATAGTACGCCCTCTAGTGCCGAACTGCAATCTGCATACTTCACTGTCTCTCACCgtgtcgtttttttttccttcaaGCCTTCGACAGAGTACCTATGCAAGCTGACTCATAGTTCCCTACTCAAGCGCACATAATCGAGCATTGAATATGCACCTTTCCGAGCTTTGCCGGGACTCCAACATTGACGTGATCATCGATCACCTTCGCCAGATAGTACCACTAGAGGCCGTGCAGGCTTCATCTTCCTttgagagagaagcaggTGACGACACGACTGCCGAAACTGGCCACTCGGAGCTTCATGGACTCTGGAGCTATCAGGACAATGATGGGCGCACCGCCTTCCATTGGGCCGTCGCGCTAAAGAACTTTGACCTGGCTCACAAGTTGATGCAGGCACCGTACAATTCACCTGTACTGACCGGAGATGAGGAGCTGAACACACCCTTTGCCACTGCCTGTAGCGTTGGCGCACCGCTAGACTTGCTGAGAGAGATCCTGGACCGAAGTGTGACTGAGTTTGCCGCGTACATGAAGCACAAGGAGGCTCAGCAACACCCTATTACCGAGGTgcagaacagcagcagtgctgctccgGCCCTGCATGCCCAGGAGAGCAACCACGGAGAGCGGAAGTTCTTCTCAGACATGCCGGGGATACCTCAGCCTGCCGACGCCACTCCGGCTTCTATCAGTGCTGTACTTATTGACACCGAAGATGCGACGGGACAAacacctctgctgctggctgTGGGACGTGGGCACTTGGGCATTGTGCGCTTCTTGCTGGAGAGCGGTGCAGATTTGATGCATCAAAATCGTAGAGGTCAGtcagcgctgcaccgcgctgTGAACCGCGGAAACGTGGAGCTCGTTGAGTTTCTTGTTTCGAcaagtgaaaaaaaaaatacgaCGAACAAGGCAGCGCATCGGACGTGGATGGACCTGCGGGACAATCACGGCGATTCCGCGCTCTTCTACGCCTCCATGGATAACAACGAGGAGATTGGCCGGTacctgctgcgccacggcgCCGATCGTGAGTTGCGCAATGCAGATGGCAAGGCATTCTGGGAGGTGTAGGCACCGCAAAAGAAAACAGCACGAAACAccgagagaaaaagaaacgtTGAGCTTCGCTTTCATCTGGCATCTGGTGAGAAGGCCATTGCTGTTCTCGAGGGTAACAGGCGTACGCGGCTGTGTGTGACTGCTTTGTGACGGTAATCAACAATCCAGGATCCCTTCTAGTCCGCGTACTTCTTACTGCttacctccccccccccttctccccccacacgtcgctgctgctccattAAAGTGCGTGAATTACATTGAAGACGCAGCGATCGCTTTGGCTTGCATCACTTTCTTTTTGTTATTGGCCTCCCCCAAACATAAGGTAAAATGCTGAGGTAGACGTTGTGACCCACCCGTCCCCATACGAGTCGTGGGAAGAAAGTGGTGGGTGCAGTAGGGTCGCGCATGTACACACAATGTGTCGCTTTGGAGCTCTTTCGAAAGCCAAAAAAGGAGTGGTCCTCCGAAAATATGATCTTTACCACTGTTCCT is from Leishmania braziliensis MHOM/BR/75/M2904 complete genome, chromosome 18 and encodes:
- the PDEA gene encoding putative cAMP phosphodiesterase A, translating into MSDFLEQLQQQASMYAICSNTVSVMVGMSDTAEELSLRSYDSFTGTSYICNLSEKALQTAKASLCDNADWSSFFREVQLAFNSGKVIVQPGNARRAAGTTTESVSADFKDLACSMEVQCLSSSEEKRASFVLERTVVDQQKYILEHMLEAHHMCRHPKEYEQRLSHIVEVKEVARAKRKALDCELIALNDNLTRNKHKQKMCNERKAELLQKIGGCDTENTGNPWRAVQAKQQKEAGENNESRLPNPLGNRTCKDFDLVLFRMIKSRWLSPEECDASSPANRVVKPFSKEDFAIQVSQLSGSRAVVWKALDSIDRWSYRVFDVQVAMSGDDYLSLPAQTHGGSLLVTMYALLCMHDFLQKFNIDEQIALDWISAVEAGYQGNPYHNSMHAADVLQITHFVITQGGLAKRCNLSDIQVFSAMLAASIHDFDHPGTNNNFHVKTGSYLATLYNDRSVLENLHVSSVFELMKNPAFNILASFSDEERHEIRETMIEMVLATDMGSHGKYVASLKSKMQEGSSFTRTDEQILCLSIALKMADISNCGRPLDIYLRWGEKVSDEFYQQGDRERNLGLDCSPFMDRLHPSLAKSQIAFMNYIITPFFEQVADLLPDMRFAVGLVEENKAYWASHDDS